A stretch of the Lolium perenne isolate Kyuss_39 chromosome 3, Kyuss_2.0, whole genome shotgun sequence genome encodes the following:
- the LOC127345756 gene encoding glutathione transferase GST 23-like: MMSEPVKLFGCFGSPVVHRAELALRLKGVPYELITEDLNNKSELLLKHNPVHQKVPVLLHGDRPAICESLVIVEYVDEAFDGPPLMPADPLARAAVRFWASFMDKELRESMWMALWTDGEEQAGAISAAKANRTLIEGQLPEGMRFFGGDTIGFLDIAVSGIAHWMEIFEEIAGVRLLTEEEHPTLYRWAREYTANQTVWLCLSDRDRLLAALAPSREIFVAIAKTMSAQK; the protein is encoded by the exons ATGATGTCCGAGCCGGTGAAGCTCTTCGGCTGCTTCGGCAGCCCAGTGGTGCACCGCGCCGAGCTGGCGCTGCGGCTGAAGGGGGTTCCCTACGAGCTCATCACTGAAGACCTCAACAACAAGAGCGAGCTGCTCCTGAAGCACAACCCCGTCCACCAGAAGGTGCCCGTGCTCCTCCACGGCGACCGGCCGGCCATCTGCGAGTCGCTCGTCATCGTTGAGTACGTTGACGAGGCATTTGATGGGCCGCCGCTCATGCCGGCCGACCCTCTCGCTCGCGCCGCTGTCCGGTTCTGGGCCAGCTTCATGGACAAGGAG CTCAGGGAGTCCATGTGGATGGCGCTGTGGACGGACGGCGAGGAGCAGGCCGGTGCCATCAGTGCGGCGAAGGCGAACCGGACGCTCATCGAGGGGCAGCTGCCGGAGGGGATGAGGTTCTTCGGAGGCGACACCATCGGGTTCCTCGACATTGCCGTTAGCGGGATTGCGCACTGGATGGAGATCTTCGAAGAAATTGCTGGGGTGCGGCTGCTGACAGAGGAGGAGCACCCGACACTGTACCGGTGGGCGAGGGAGTACACGGCGAATCAGACCGTGTGGCTGTGCCTGTCGGACAGGGACCGCCTGCTTGCCGCCTTGGCGCCGAGCAGGGAGATCTTCGTGGCCATTGCCAAGACGATGTCCGCACAGAAATAG